Below is a window of Macadamia integrifolia cultivar HAES 741 chromosome 8, SCU_Mint_v3, whole genome shotgun sequence DNA.
CATCCAAATCTGATCAGCCTTCCAGAGATAATTCTGCATTCTTTGCTAACCGTGGCCATGGGCACGGTCGCGGAGGACGTGGTCCTATGGGTCGGGGTTCTAGTGGACAGTCCTCGGATCGCACCGGTCGCCAGTGTACTTATTGTGGGAAACCTAACCACACTGTAGAGACGTGCTGGGCCAAGCACggcaagccagagtgggcaactcagttagccaatcatgcagtgtccaATGATGGTGTTGATACTGTATCTCCGGTGACTACTACACCTATACCTGCTTCAGGAGACTCTTCTACTAGTATGCGCGATGACATCAACCAGTTACTCCGGCGCTTGCATTCTCTCGAGGCTTCTTCTAGTACATCCCATGGTGCCTCAACATCCGCTGCTACCCTTGCACATGCAGGTACATCAACCCTTCTTTCCACTAcatctaccccctggatcacataactggtaagtcatcactttttcaaACCTTCTCATCCAATACTAGTTCTACATCTGTCATTTTTACTAATGGTACATCCACCCCTGTCCTTGGACATCGTACTATTTCTCCTACTTCTTCAGTGCACTTATCATCTGTATTACATATTTACATGTAcctcaatttccattaagtcttctttctGTGAGTCAATTGACTAGATCTCTcaattgctcagtaaccttctttccctcttattgtatttttcaggatcttcactcgaggaagatgattggtggagggtGTGAAAAGGATGGATTGTATTACCTTAACAGTGGTTGTCCTCCCACTTTTGTTGACGCTACTGCTGTTGGGGATGTCTCTCCATTCCAATGGCACTGCCGTCTAGGACACTTGGCCTTACCTAGATTACAGCTTTTGTTTCCCAGTTTTCTTCATGTTTCTAGATTAGAGTGTGAGGCCTGTGAGTTGGGTAAACACCATCGGGTGTCTTTTCCATCTCGATTagtgtctcgtagtccgtcgttgttttcttttgttcattCTAATATATGGGGTCCTTGCAAAGTTAGTAATAGGTTTGGTTTTCGCTATTTTGTTACATTCGTagatgatcattctcgcctcACATGGCTTTATATGTTAAAGGATAGATCTGATTTTCTATCTATGttcaaaaaattttataatgaaataaaaactcagtttggcatctccattaagatttttcgttttgataatgctttagaatatgctcaaaatgatatttctgactTTTGTGATACCCATGACATGGttcatcaaactagttgtgcATATGCcccacaacaaaatggggttgcagAGCGCAAGAACCGGCACCTCCTAGAGGTAGCTTGGGCTATTATgatacatatgcatgttcctaagcagTTTTGGAATGATGGGGTTTTAACCGCATGTcatttgattaatcgcatgccttcTTCTGTTTTGTCGAATAGGTCTCCCTTCTCTATCTTATACCCTAATCTACCTagttttcctcttcctccccagGTTTTTGGGTGTGTATGCTTTGTTCATAATCTTCACACGCATGTGGATAAATTGTCTCCACGGGCtactaaatatatttttttgggctaCTCTCATACCCAAAAAGGATACAAGTGCTATGATCCTATTACTCACCGGAACTTTATTAGTTCCGATGTGATCTTTTTTGAaggtatttctttcttttcttcacagGTGTCTCAACCTACTGAGGAGTGGTCATTTACCTCCTCCTCCCATTCCATCCCTTATACCGCTTCCTGATACCCTTAGTACCAGTGCACCTGTTccacctcctctacaggtttatcgGCGCAGGGCGAGGGTTGGACAATCCGGTGGCAAGGTTATTGATCTAGCTACTACACATTCTCCATCGCTCCCTTCCTCTGGTAAAGTTCCTCCTCCTGATCCATCttatgacttaccaattgctagCAGGAAAGGTATACGATCTTGCACTCAGAAATCCTTGGCTGTTTACCCTATTGATAAGTTCATGTCTATCTCTCACCTTCCACCCTCTGTTTATGGCCTTGCTCCATCTCTTTCTACTAATTGTGTTCCCCGTACTCTTTCTGAGGCTCTCCATATCCCTGAATGGAAGggtgccatggatgtagaaatggatgctctcttgagtcgtggtacctagagtctagtagatttacctcctggtgaAATGTCGTTGGGtatacactgttaagtatcactctgatggctctgttaAGCGGTTGAAGGCTCGTTTGGTTGCCAAGGGTTACACTCAGACCtatggtgttgattactttgagactTTCTCCCCGGTTGCCAGACTTAACTCTGTTCGCATTCTTATCTCTCTTgttgtcaactttgattggtctttatttcagttggacatcaagaatgttttcttgtatggtgatctacagaAGAAATTTTATATGAAGCAATTTCCCGGGTATGTTGCCCAGGGGAAGAATAAAGGTCGGGTGTGTCGCTTACACAAAGCGATCTATGGTCTCAAACAatctcctcgggcatggtttgataagttcagtgctaccatagttactTGTGGGTTTTCTCAGTGTTACTCTAATCACTCTGTGTCTGTTCGCCGCAGGGGTGATAGGTTGGTTGTGTTGATAGTGTATGTTGATGAAATCATCCTGACTGGTAATGATGAAACAGGAATTTCTGAAATGAAAAATCATCTCCAGCATCATTTTCAAACAAAGGATCTaggccaacttcattatttccttgggattgaggtaatttgaagcaagaaagggatcagtctatCCTAAAGGAAGTATGTAGTGGACCTCCTATCTGATACTGGGATGCTCGCATCCAAGCCtgttgatattcctatggatcctcaccaaaagtttggtgttgatgatggtgaacctcTTCAACATATACACCAGTACAGAAGTTTAATTGGTAAGCTAATTTACCTTACTATGACTCGTCCTGATATCTCCTATGTTGTTGGAGTTCTCAGttagttcatgcagtctcctcagaaggCTCATTGGGACGCTGTTGTTCGTGTTCTCCGCTACCTGAAGAGGGCCCCTGGCAAAGGGCTAGTGTAtcgtcctaatcggcatatggacCTTGTTGGCTACTCAGATGCTGATTGGGAtggctctgctagtgatcggagatctaGCACTggatattgtacctttgttggaggtaatttgGTCACGTGGCGTAGCAAAAAACAGACCACCATTGCCCtatctagtgcagaggcagaatacaaaGCAATGGCTCATACTACAGCTGAATTGATGTGGTTGCATTCGTTACTCTTAGAGTTGGGGTTTCCAGTAACCAAACCTATGCAGAtgcattgtgacaaccaagctgccgTGTATATTGCTAGCAATccggtcttccatgagaggaccaaacatATAGAGGTGGACTGTCACTTTGTTCATGATGTTGTTCTAAAGAAGCTAATTGAGACTCCATTTGTTTCATCAAAGGATCAATTGGCTGATATGTTCACTTAGTCCTTATTTGCTCCTAGCTTCCGCAATAGTTGTACCAAGCTAAGCATAGGAGatttatatgctccagcttgaagGGGAGTGTTGATTTAGTGCTATTCCCAAACAGGGAATAGCGCTATTTAGCGCCTACGACAGGGACCATTTGGTCCTTGTCTAggttgttttggattttttgggtGTTTCCTTATGTAAGTGGGAGGCTTtattgtctttcttcttgacctaATGTTATATACCCTTATGAGAACCTGAGATTAGATACACATTGAATTAATCTCAAGTTGCCCTCCATTCTTGAGACTTCCTTtggttacttcatcttcttcctctcttcttcctctcttcttctcttttctctctctttttattcttgtttctggttttctaGTTTAGCTACAGCTTCTGAGATTGTAACATTCTTTAATCAAAATCTTTCGTATCAGTTACAAATATGTATTAGAAAAAAGGCTGTACAACCCACGACCATTGATTAAAAACCAGAAAACTCACGTCaatctttccaatcaacaactGTAATGGGTCTTTTTGCCATGAATTCATTGAGCATAGGTAGGCAGCTTAGGATGGATGGTAACATCCAGTCCATTAAACTATTAACACAAGGAGATTAATGGGTAACAATTTGAGCAGACTCGATGGTAGGAACCATGGGGTCAATAGTATTATCAGAAATTTCCCTCACGTTTTCCCATGTCATGAATTGGAAAAGAGAATTAcgaaagaaagtaagaaaataaaagaaacctaaatagtgaagaaaataaaagaaacctgAACATCCAATAGTAAAGAACATTTCATcgggttttattttttcctaaatAGTTGAGCTAGAATGTACCCATAAAATGGAACATCCTGAGCTCCCTGGATGTGTCACACAACTTTACAATAAAAGCAGGGAGAAGGAATTTTTCATTCTCTCATCCCACGACATAAGCCTCAAGCAAAGGGCATGCTTATGGCAGAAAACTAGCTTGGTTTCATGCTTCACTATGTCTAGCAAAATTAATAAACCTAAAACAAaactttaattttgaaaatcatGCCCTATCACCATAACCATATAAGTGCTCAATGCTCACCGCTTGTCTTATTGTTCGAGGAAAACCATCAAGAATGAAACCTGATTCACCCCTGGCTTCTCCAGCTTCAAGCCGCTGAGACAACAaatttaatatgatttcatcCGAAACTAATTTGCCTTGATTTACAATCTCTGCAAGCTGCcaaaaacaatgaagaaaaataaataaatcgaaAACAAAAAAAGCTTTAAAACTACAAGAGAAAAGTTCCCAAAGAGCAACAGTTACTGCAATTCCACACTATTCTACAAGGAAATATATAGTTTGAGTCCCAGAGAAGATAAATGCAAATTTTAATGGGATATAACAACACGTGGCACAAATGAGTGGCCAAACAAAAGGTAAAAATCAATAGAGCAGAGATTAGATGCATTTACCCTTAATAATATTCTGattaggacaaaaaaaaaattatacataatATTAGCACAATAATTCGTATTTAGTAAACCTGTAATTATTCAGAAGAGTAtgacttcaaaaaaaaattttcgtttttcatCCATTTGCAAAAGTTTGACAGAGGTCAAGAATTTTTGTCCctgccaaatcaaatgaaacagaATATAGTATAAAGATAGAAGTTTGTAGCTCAAGCACGAGGAACTGAAGCCCAGACACACAAGATGTGTGGTCTTGGGCTTCTGATAGAAGAGATTCCAAGCGCCAACATTGGATCTGCTTTCTAGAGCTTCTCATTAGAGAGAAGCTAGGTTCTAAAAATCTGAAAAGCAGAGGCTTGAGAAGTTCCCCAAAAACATGCACAAAGTGTTCATCTCCATCTAGGCCAGTCCAAGGAATTGCTCTTGCATGATTTATTCACTGGATCGCTTAACTTATTTTGAAAACTTTCCTTGCAAATTTCAAAAACCAGCAAGCCTTCGTCTCTCACCTTAAAATTCCATAAATTGCAATCAATCTTCAAATTCTTCTTTCATAGCCTATATTCAATCAGATATCTTTGAATCTTCCATCTAGTCCTAAATTCCATGTTCATATTATCAAATATTATCAATTCTCTATTTCCCTTTATTCTTCCCTGAGTCCCACAGCAGAATTCGATTTTTGTGTTTCCCTCAATTGATGTATTCACCAGATGAGCATACATTTCTCTTTATTTGGAACGTTTATCAACATAAACTAATGTGATCTTGTTCAAAATGAATACATGAATGCTTTGCATGCCACCAAATTACACCGTACCATAGCTGCACCCCATTTCCAGTTTGTTTGTTCTCCTTAATTTTAGGCTTGGAACTGACCACAAGTTAAACATCAATGAATTGGAAGCATTCCTATCTTTCTTTGTCTTATCGAACTATCAAGTGGCTATGTGAAATGAAACTTTACCGATTGAAGCCGGATACTGGTCAATAACAACTTTAGAGAGCTTGCCGCAAACTCAAAGGTAACCTTTCAATTCTACAACTTCACTTTGGAAAAGATACGTTTGGAACTATAAAAATGTCACTGACAAAATTAAGCATGGTACTCTTATTCTTTCTGGTCCAGAAAAAACGTACTTCATATAGAATTCCACAGACTCAAGTTCCCAATCCAGCTTCAATTCTCAAATTGATATTGATAATTTACAAGATATTATAATTTggatacaaaaaaaatatatatatatttcataggAAACATATTAAACGTCACACAAATATTTCAAAACCCAGGATAGAAGAACTGCAACATtgcttgtcaaaagcttgtatGGACTTGACCACTCCTAGCTTGTCATGTTGCAAAAGAAATACAGAAACCCAAAGAGAACTCATAGAAATGCATACCATTCATCCAACAAATTCAAAATCTTTATCATAAACAATAAGAATAAACTCAggcttatcccaacttaatagggtcaGCTACAAGGatccaaataaaacaaagtaggGAGAATTGAGGTCTAAACAGAAATGGGGGATGACGAGATGAAAAAACAGGGattgaagatgagaagagaaatgaaaaataaaaaatgccaaatgaaagatgaagaatgaagatgaaagtaagaggaaagaagcACAGCCAGCAAGTCAGGAGaatcagctaaatggggtcggctacatggatccttgctctccaatagaCTCTATCCGACGTCATACTTGAaacaagacccaaactatgcatgtcattttgtaccacttctcctatggtcattttagggcTACCACTAGATCTTTTAGCCCTTTCAATggaatcatatcactcctctTTACTGGGGCATCCCTAGGCCTCTATTGAACACGaacataccacctcaaacaactttcttggagcttgtcattgattgggcaactcccaaatcagctctaatgcATTCATTCCTTGCtatcctttctagtttttttgcacatccatcttaacatcctcatctttgctacgCATAGCCTTCCAATATGAcatttcttaattgcccaataTTCCACCCCATACAACATAGTCGGTCgtacaacagtcctatagaacttTTCTTTATCTTGGAACCCAACTTTTCAactaaaaaagtaaaaaaaaataaaataaaataatcccataggaaacatttttggaggggggggtcTAGACCGGCACTCCTTAAAGGCGCATCCTAAGTGACACACAACCAGGATCCCACCCATAAGAATGGAAGCAAAATTAAAACCATTTTCACTGCTGTAACtgaggaatttgatttgaagaaaatagtAACAGATATTTAGAGCATAACTTTAACAGGTTCCGATTTCCAAATCAACTCACATGTTAATGTTACAGAGGGTCTCAGAAAGACCATACTCACCAGAAGCTCTCAAGCTCGAGCCTCCTAGTCCTCCCCCTTGCCTTcccctaccccccccccccNNNNNNNNNNNNNNNNNNNNaaaaaaaaaaaaaacccgtaTATATATAAGAACAATTTAGAAGGTAGCTTTCCATCAATGAGTTGGAACTCAGCTCAAAACTCGAAAAAACTTGAATAGCACCGGAAGCAGTCTCCCGGACTTGCCAGTAGATTTCTTTCAACTGCTTCAAAAGCCCTCCAGCTCAATTCGGGTGGTTAAGACGAAATACTTCAGGGAATGAAAAAAtcgccccccacccccccccctgtGGAGgatatcttttaaaatactttcTGGGTTGTTTTTCCAGAGTTGGTTTTTGGACTGAAGACAACTAGAGACGACCGATATGAACAGACAGATCTCAACGAATAggtgaagggaaaaagaaaacataaatagaaTAGTAAGAAGAAAAGTGGGGGAACCTACCTCCTTGGAGAGGGGGCCGGAGGAGGAGAGCTCCTCCCGAACGAGATCACCAGTAGCGATGTGAGGGACGCCTAGGAGATTACAGAGACGACTGGAGTAGGTGCCCTTCCCTACACCTGGGCAGCCCAGGAACACCCACTGCACGTTCCTTTCTTTTGGATCTCGACGAACTAGGAAGGATTTCATGGACGGCGGCGGCGACGAAGAAAATGGAGCAGGGTGTACTTCAGCCGCAGCTGCTTCAGAAACTGCGGTTGAAGACAAGCTCCTCCTCAGGCAAGCATTTGTAATCCATGAAAATGACGACGCCACCGACAAATCTTTCGCTCTTGGAAGGCGGAAGGCCGCCATGGATTGAAGAAACACTGGAATGAATGACGAATtgcagagggagagagagagagagagataatgggGGTTTCAGGGAGAATTCCCGGAAATCAGGAGCGGGACTAGGCTTCTAATGGAACATTGTAACCGCGGAGCCTTTATACCTATATTTTTCCTTCAATCTGGCCGACGGAAACAGAGCGGGGTAGAGTCTGGGACTCTGGAATGCGCCAGCCACGAGACGCCTTTTTCCAAGTAATACTTTCTAATTTCCACTACGTTAGCGCCACTtaggattatttttttttttaaggttagaGAGGAGGGTTTCCCAACAACGCTAGTGTACGGAGGAATATACACAACACattatatcatccacatagactgaTAAACCCATGTGAGTCAATGGAAAAGAGACTATAAATGTTGAGGGTAAGATGTCTTGTGTTTTATTGCTCGAAAAGTAAACTCGTTCTATATTTATAGGAAGGGTGTGTAGCATTCTTAATAAACCCACATTGAGATTCTATATCATTTGCAGTCGTCACTTTGTTGTAATGAATATCCGGCAATTGGGAACATCTGTGGAGACACGTACACCACATCCTTCAGCCTTTTGTCCATATATTTTCTCACCCTCTATTCATAGGCTGAAGTGCAATCATGTACATACACATATGGTGCACAAAATCTTTAGccaaacttttttattttattaggaagCAAATATTATCATTCCAAATAGatgatttcaaaatttgaagaagaatatTATGTGTTTTTTTCATCAAGAAAGAACTAAAAGAATGGAATATTCTTGCTTAtgatttctattatttatttattcccaAACAAATATAACCTCAAATCCACTGATTTTAGTGCGTGACGCAATCCATAATCCCAAGGTTTGAAGTAAGGGAGCCGGGTTTCTTGAGAAACCCCAACTCAACCTTAAGCTCTTCAAACTCAATCATAGGTCTTCAAAGTTCAATCAATGCTCAGTGTAGTTCTGTGGGGTTCATGGTGGCCCAACCCTAAAGGGCTCATGGTTGGGCCAAGTAGCATTGGGTTAATCTTTGTtgatgacctttttttttttttttttatcatacaaAGGATCACAAATATTAAACCTATACTTACAAAAGGGGGTGGAGAGATGTTAAGACTATGGCCAACCCTTTTGTACCCCTAATCTATAAATTTGCAAGTGGGGTTGTCAATTTGATTATAAGATACACCTTTTATTCGCCTATCATCACCACATCTCTTAAAAATAAACTGAACAGGTCAAAGGTCAATTCTTAATGATTGTTTTTTTatctaaagttcatatcaatacatgaaAAGAGACACAAATATAGCCTAtgcaaagaaaaaggggaaataatttggccatttggtcATCTTAGCTCAATAAGAAAAAGTATgtggcttgtgtaacacatgatctAGTTTGAAATCATACAGACAGCTTGTTGAACGCTTGTATAACACATGATGTGGCTTGTGTAACGCATAATGTGGTCTTAGGGGAAGGGAAAACATtattactaaacacaataatagatcacGATTAAAATCAATCCATATTAGACCAAGCCAAGCAGGACCTAGGCCTCAATCTATACCCAACTCAATCCTGACCATGATGGAATCAGGTTAAACTATGTTGACCCTCATACCTGGATTAAATAGGGTTCAGAACAGATTCGAATCATCAGGACCATACTTACACCCTAATTTAAAGGGTCCAGACAATGCAAACCATATCACCTCCCCTCGAGGCAGATCTTAGCATATTGAATATTCTATTCCGTGCCTTCCACGCAGCCACTCTCCACCCTCACGTCACAAGGTAAGTTATCTAGGCTGAGCACTAAATAAAAccgaaaaagaaaggaaaaagacattttttttgggCATGAAAACCTATCCACTTGCGTTCTCACACCCAGGCACATGGACGGCAAGGCAGGGTGCTTCCTTTCACAGCGCATCCTATGTGCTGGATGCGGAGAACTAATGCATAaaaggttctttttcccatatttttttttaggggagatGAGTTGTGGAACAGCTGCGTGGAATCAACTCAGCTAGGATGTTGATGTGAAGCTAACAGACTTCAAGTCTTGTTTCAATCGCTTTCAGCTCTTGCCCAGATatttccttgaaaaaaaaagcaattgcATCCCCTACCACCATTG
It encodes the following:
- the LOC122086527 gene encoding adenylate kinase 1, chloroplastic-like, which produces MAAFRLPRAKDLSVASSFSWITNACLRRSLSSTAVSEAAAAEVHPAPFSSSPPPSMKSFLVRRDPKERNVQWVFLGCPGVGKGTYSSRLCNLLGVPHIATGDLVREELSSSGPLSKELAEIVNQGKLVSDEIILNLLSQRLEAGEARGESGFILDGFPRTIRQAEILEDVTDIDLVVNLKLREDVLLEKCLGRRICSQCGGNFNVANIDVKGENGKPGMYMAPLLPPPHCTSKLITRSDDTEEVVKERLRIYYEMSQPVEEFYRSRGKLLEFDLPGGIPESWPKLLQALNLDDHDDKQSAAA